The DNA segment AAGGAGAACTACTCAATTATTACGGTTCATTCAAATTCCATAAAAGCTGAGTCATTACAAGAGGTTTGGGACCTCTTAAAACTGCCATGAAATATTTAAGCCGTATTTGCAGAAAACTTCTGCTTTTCTACTggaaaattatatagaaaattataattttcagaATTGCACAAAGGGTGAAACATCACAGTCTGAGGTACAAGGattgtcttccttcttttccttttttaaagtaacaaagtgtcggaccaaaaaaaaaaagtgttttcagaATCCAGCCACCCCAGAAGGAGCTGGCCATTTCTCCCACAAAACCCTCAGGAAGGTGCAAGGGCTGGGGGCTCATCAAGACCTGACCAGGCCAACTTGCAGCCAACAAGCTTCCAATGACGGATGCCTTGCAAGCTCCTTCACACGTCTGGGGGCCTCTCAAGGCCCAACAGCTGCCAGCTCTCGGGCTCAGGGGACACCACGGGTGCCATCCTCCCTCCTGGGATGACAGGGAGGCAGGATTCCTGCAAGCAGGAGGAGAAGGCGGCAGGGTAGGGTGGGGGCGCCAGTGGGGAGGCTGTTCACAGAGGGCAGCAGGTGCACGTGATCGAAGTGATGGCGAGTTCCCCGGGGAAGTGTCCTGGGGGGCAGCTGGGAGCACCACAGGCCCAGAGCAAGGCAGTGGCATGGCCGATGATATTCAAGTGAAATGCACCCTCAGCCGTCATGGGGTAGCACCTGGGGACAGTGAGGAAATTGAAGGGCTGTCACTGGTCCCAAGTGGATGATGGCAGTTTGGACAGGCTGAAGGCAGAGGGGCTGAGAAGAGGGCGCAGGGGTGAGGGACACAGCGGGGATCATGGGCCATCCCAGCTTCACGGGCTctggagctcctgagctcagttTGGGACTAGCCATGTCCCCAGGTGGGAGCTGAAGCAGGAAAACATGCAGTGTGATGGCAGAAGGGGCAAGCAGGGCCTGAGCCGAACAGGCTCCAGGAGCCTTGGGGAGGGTCACCTCAGTCTTTATCCCAAGGGCAATAGGAGCCACCAAGGCTGGAGGCAGGGCAGGGATGCCACCGATGTGCCCTCTAAGACCGCTGGCTGCAGCAGAGAACCTGCCAAGCCCAAGCCTTTGCCCACGCTGGACCAGACCTCCAGGACTTTCGTCTCAGGCTTCCTGGGGGTCCGCACCTTTGAGGTTACATTGCAAATACAACCACCTGATCAACGCACTTCAGGTTGTCCTTAACCATGTTCTTGCTGTTTTCATCCCAGCGATACGGTCCTGCCCGACGGTCTAGGCAGATGCCCTGAGGTGAGAGTTTCCCTGCAGGGCCTCCCACCCCCAGTGTCTCCAGGTGGGCCCTGTGTCTCCCTCCCCCCAGGAGCAAATGGAAACACTGCGCCAGGCCCTTGACGAGAGCAGGAGGCACAGCCAAGGCCTGGCCAAGCAGGGGAAGCTGCTGGAAGAACAGCTCACCAACTTGGAGCACAGGTGCCAGAAGGCTGAGGGATCGCTGGAGCCCCTGAGACAGGTGAGGGTGCCCAGGAGGGCAGGGTACGCTGTCACCAGGAGGCAGTGAACAGGCCTACAGGGAAGAGGCCCTGTGGTCCTTTGCAGAATCAGTCCCTCAACATGAAAGGAGGCCTAGAGAGATGCTGGAGGCAGGTGAGCAGGCCTGCAGAGACCCAGGCACCATCCAGTCCCCCgctgacagatggggaaactgaggctgcaaGGGCCCACAGGGAGTCAGGGGGCTGGATTTCTTGCCGTACAGTAAGCACTCCTGCAACAGAGGAGTCAGCTGTGGACACGCCGTTTAGGAGAAAATAAGTTGAGGCCAGAGCCAGCCTTAGATGGAACGACCCCGCTCTCAGAAACTCGGGCCTTCCCAATCCCTGGCCCACGCCCAGCGTCTCTGGCCCAGGTGCTCCGTCGGCCGCAGAAGCTCAGCGGCGGGCAGGAGGCGGCGGAGGCGCAGGCGGACAGGCGCGTCCTGCAGGAGCAGACGGCGGCGCTGCGCACCGAGCGGGCGCGTCTGCAGGGGGAGCCCGCGGCGCTGCGCGCTCAGCTCGCACAGGTAGGCGGCAGCGGTGGTCCTTAAAGAGGAGGGAGGAGCTCCTGGCTGGGGTGCGCAGGGGCGCGGCTGGGCGAGGCGCTGGCCCGCGCATGCTTCTGTGTCCTCACCTGCCGGCGGGGTGGCACTAAGCTCAGGGTCAGGACGCCCGCAGGTGGCCACAGCCCTGCCAGTGGTGTCGTGTGCGCCCTGCCTTGGCTCTCCCTGGGGAGGCACcgtgggtgggggcaaatccctgGCTTTGTCTCCAGTGTCTGAGCCCAGCTTTGCTGGAAACCGAGTGGCCTGACACACCACAAACCCCAGAGCCCCAGAGGCCCCTGCTCATGGTGGAGATAGCCCCTCCCCTGGGGTGTGCCCTGCAGCTGGAGAAACAGGTGGGCCAGCCTGTGCAGGTGCCCCACAACCTCCCCTCTCAACGCTCACAAGGATAGTGGCCCCTGAGCTCCCGGTAGGGCCCGGGCAGACAGGGTGAGAGACCAGGAAGAGCTCAGTGGTCAAGGGGTGAAGTGACGGTCATCACTCAGTCCTGTCATTCCCCGGCCTCCCCGGTGCAAGACAGAGTTTCCAAGCCCAAAGGTCAGACAAACGTAGACCACTGTGTCCTGGGGTGGGCCGCAGAGGTGAGGCCAGGTGGAGGCACCCTGGTGGCAGGTGAGTGATCCAGTGATCCTGGCCACTGAGCTCGGCCCCTTGCTGCATGTGGACCCGGCTCCCACGCATGAAACCAGACGGAGCAGAACCATTCGCGGGGAGATGAGGGGCGCACAGCTGCCAGGTCGACTGATAGGGAAACAGCCCAAGAAAGAGGAAATGGCATTCCAGGAAGCAGGCAGAGCTTCTCGGAGCCCACACCCCAGCCATCACTCTTTGGGCCCACTGAGGGGGTGCCTGCAATGTACAGCACCCCCTCCCCATCACCTGAGAGGCAGCTCTCTTGTCCTCTGTGagcaccccacacacacccagacACTCACTCCACACTCACCCAGACActcactccacacacacacccaggcacTCACTCCACACTCACACCCAGGCACTCACTCCACACTCACCCAGGCACTCACTCCACACACATCCAGGCACTCACTCCACACTCACCCAGGCACTCACTCCACACTCACCCAGGCACTCACTCCACACTCACACCCAGGCACTCACTCCACACTCACCCAGGCACTCACTCCACACACATCCAGGCACTCACTCCACACTCACCCAGACActcactccacacacacacccaggcacTCACTCCACACTCACCCAGACActcactccacacacacacccaggcacTCACTCCACACTCACACCCAGGCACTCACTCCACACTCACCCAGGCACTCACTCCACACACATCCAGGCACTCACTCCACACTCACCCAGGCACTCACTCCACACACACCCAGGCACCCACTCCACACACACCCAGGCACTCACATTGGGGGTCTCGCTGCCCCCCACAGTGGGGTCTGGGTGCATGCAGGGCCCCCACCTGGCAGGTGAGGGCAGAGTGGGCACATGGCCCCAGCCCACGGGGCGGCCTCACACCGATCCCTCTTTCTGTTCATCCTCCTCTCCTTGATGCCAGAGAGCTGTCTGATGTGAGCTGTCTGCACAGTTGGGCTCCTCCCTGATGGGGACATGGTGGCTGTCCAGGACTGCATGGCTGGACACTGCCCTTTTTACAGCATGGGTTGTTTAAATGACTCCAGGGCACCGTCAGGGTCCTGCACGGCAACTGGCTCACAAACAGGGCTAAGTGGAGAGGGTGGTGCATCACATGGGCACATGGGCACAGCTCCCACCCACCCCGTGGGTCCAAGGTGCAGGGTGGGGTAGTCCTGGTGGCCTGAGGCCAGAGTCCCCGAGGAAGCTGTGCCCACTTCCCTCTGGACCGGATGCTTTTGGAGGGGCTGCCTCCAGCTCGGCATCACTGGCCCTGTTGCCCACTACCCAGGTCTCCTCATGGCCCCTTGACCCCAGAGCCCCACACCCACCCCCTCCCAGCTACTCTCCTGCCACCCTTGCCCATGCAGCCGCAGAGTGGCCGCCGAGATCAAAGACAGCCAGAGGTCAAGGTGACCTGTGGGTCACCCAGCTGGAGGGACAGGCCCGGAAAGCCAAGCCGCTGTTGCCGGCACCACGACCCATCCACAAGCTCCCACCTCCAGCGTCCTGGGGGGCTCGAGCTTGTTCTCCTTGGGAAGTTTGTTCACCATCCCAGGCCGGATGGCGCAGGGGGAGGGGCGGGAAGGGCAGGTGTCTTTGGCCTTCCATCCATGGAGCCTGGGGGACAGCCCCttgtccctctgctgtgtgctgCCGAGGCCCTGCAGGAACAGGGAAGGTGCCCACACAGCCACCCAGGCTGGCCCTGCAGAGCGGGCTGCACCAGCTGTGGGCCCAGGGTTCTGATGCCCTCACAGCCCCCCTCCGGGAGTAGGCAGGGGGCCCCAGAGTGGGACGGGGCTCCAGAGGAGGCAGCTGGAAGAATGATGGGCACTCAGGACAGGGGAGGGGATGATGGCATCTGCTGAGCTGGCCCCTGCAGGGTCAGTGCCCCTATCTATGAAGTGGGGAAGGCAGGTGCTGAGGCCTCAGGGGTGAACCCCAGAGCAGGGTGGCCCTTCCCAAGGACTCACTGCCACCTGCAGAAGGCCCCGCAGCCCAGCCTGCCCAGGGGACAGGGGCCAGCAGGCCAGGACAGTCATGAAAGCCACCAGCCAGCTTGTCCACAAAGGACCACCTGCCCTCCAGAGTAGGGCCAGCCAATGGGGTCTAGTCACCAGCCCCTGCTGCTGTTCCTGAAGGGGGCCCAGCCCTGGGCCATGGAGCCAGGGTGTTGGCGCCTCCCGTGGACGCTGCTGGGGGTGGAGGAGCAGGGGGCTTGCATCAGCCCTGGTTGCGACAGCACTGCCTGGGGACGCAGAGCCAGCTGTGGGCACAGTGCCCGCCGTGAGTCCCTGGAGCctgaggagggggagggaaggaacaGCTAATGAGTTCCAGGAGGTCAGCTGTGAGGGGCCCACAAACCCATAAACCCTTTATTGGTGTCTCAGGAGGGGAAACCCGGATGTGGCcgtttatttattttggatttcacttttctcttctcttcataaCATGCACTTCCAGGAGTGTAACtggatttttaaagaaacaggacATCCTTTTTCAGTGTAGGGGGACTCTGTTTTTCTCAGTCCTGAAGAAGAAAGGAACCCTTATTTTTTGTAAAGTTCCAACCACTGACCCTGTTACGAACTTTACCCACGCAAATTATCCCCTCTGTCTTAGGGCCCGAAACCAGGCCTGCTCAAGCCCTGAAGCTAAGAGGGCAGGTTTGTGGTGTGCCAAGTGTGTGCACTGAGCCCCAGGTCTGCTGCCCAATCCTGGGCCAGGGCCAGCACCCGACAGAGGGCATTGGGGCCAACAGAGGACTGACCTGGCACTCCAGCCCAAGGCTTTTGCCCCTGTGGACACAGCCCCAGCAGGCAGGAccctcagggctgggcatggcagaGCCTGGAGGCAGCCTGGTTTGGAGAGCAGGGCCTGGGTTCCAAGCCTGCCTCAGCGCCTGCCTGGCCCAATGAGCCTGTGACATCATGGGATCCCATCCACACCAACCACCCATGAGGCATGCCCCAGGCCATCTGGGGGCGCTGGAAGCAGGCTGTCTGGGGCTGGTGGACGGTGTTCCTCTCCTAGTGCTGTTCTCTGTGAGAGAGAACTCTTAGATTCAATCCTTTCCTCCAGAGGGCCCATTCGCAAGGGAACAAAAGGTCCTTGCCAACTTTCCCATAGAAAATGTCTGTTTCCTGGGTAACCTTCCCGGATTTTTAACCTGCAGCTTATCCCTCCTGACCTGTGCCCATGGGGCGGGGAGTGGGTGACTAAGGAGGGAGCATATTGGGGCAGCCTGCAGCCTACAAGGAGGACAGACGGTGGGGATAGTGATGCCAATGCCACAGGCTTGTTGGGATTGAGACAGCAAGTGTACCAGGCTCTCAGGGCCTGTGCCTGTACGAGCTCAGCAGATCCTGAGTGCCAACAGCAGAAGGCAAGTGCCAGAGAGTGCAGGGGCTCATGAGACCTGGAGGAACACTGAGAAGAGGTTTGCGGGGTAGCTCCTGGGATGTCACCTTAAAAGATGTAGAGAGTCCCCCATTGAGGATGTTGATGGGGACATCTGCTGCTCTGTAGCTGGATGGGGACTTGGCCCTATGCTCCTCCTTAAGCTGTCACTCTGGCTGCAGATATCAGATAGACGTGGATGAGGCCGGGGGTCCTGGCCCAGGGCAGTGCCCTTCCTGACCCTGCCAGCTCTTAGGGGAATTCAGAGTCCTTCCCAGAGGCATCCCTATGCTCCCAGAGGAGGGCTGGCCTGACCTCACTCCCTGCCAGGAGGCcacaagttctgcctcctgggctctctGCAGATGGAGCAAGAGACACTGAAGAGGGAGGAGGATGTTCTCAGGCTGGGGGCTGAGAAGGAGCAGCTGGACCAGTCTCTGAACAGCCTGCACCAGGAGGTGGAAGGAGCCCTGAGGCAAAATCAGCAGCTGCAGGTCAACTGGGCCAGCAGAGTTCTGTGTACCCCAGACTTGAGGGCAGACCTGGGGTGGGATCCAGGAGGTTGTCAGTTCCAGAGGGGTGGCTGGTGTACCTCCAtctcacacgtgcacacatggGGAGGGTGGCTGGACCAGCTTCTGCATGTGATGGATACAGACTCAGACCAAGGCCCCAGGCAGAGCTAGAATGAGGACCCAAGGCTCCTGCCCTTCTTGAGACATTGACCTCCCCGTGGGAGCCAGGCCTGGGCTCTGTAGAGCAGCACAAGGGCCAGACGAGGGAGGTCAGAGAGGCCTGTGGGGCATGGCCAGAGGCTGCTACCTGCTTGTGTTGGGGCAGGGGAATCCCCTGAGGCCTAGGGGCCTGACACCCACAGAAGGGGCCTCAGAGGCTTCATTCTCCCTGTCCACATTGGACATACCCCCATCCTCAGAAACCAGCAGGGGATGGGGGCAGGATGGGCAAGAATCAAACTTCGATGCCCTCTGGACACCCAGCCCAGCCAAAAGGAACCTGGGGTGCCATTAAAACAGATTTTAGGCCCACCCTGGAGGCTGTGGCTTAGTCTCCAGCCCAGCCAAAGCCAAACCCAAGGCCCGTGGGCTGAACGTGTGCACCCAACCCCAGGTCTGCTGGGCAGTCCTGGCCAGGGTCAACACTGGCAGAGGGCAGTGGGGCCCAAAAGACAGGTGGAGCACCCTGTGGCACTCCTGCCCTGGGATTCTGTGCGGCCCTCAGTGAGAGACAGCAGTGAGATGCCCGAGTTCTCGCTCCAGGCCCAGATGGCGGAGATGGAGCAGGCCCACACCCAGCGGCTCCGGGACCTGACGGCGCAGCACCAGCGGGACctggccacagaggcagagcgTCTGCATGGGGCCCAGCAGCAGGCCACGCAGGCCCTGGAGTCCCAAGAATGGACCCACCAGCAGCGGGTGAAGGTGCTGGAAGAGCAGGTAAGGTGGGGACCCCAGCCCCCTGGGTGAGGGCAGAGGCAGGGACGGAGGACTGGCATCCCCGCAGTCACCCAGTAGGCGTGACTTCTTGAAGTCCTCTAGCAACAGGGGCTCTCCACTGCCACCCAGTGGGCTCCAGACCTACTCCGGGC comes from the Symphalangus syndactylus isolate Jambi chromosome 8, NHGRI_mSymSyn1-v2.1_pri, whole genome shotgun sequence genome and includes:
- the LOC134737390 gene encoding uncharacterized protein; translation: MQSWTATMSPSGRSPTVQTAHIRQLSGIKERRMNRKRDRCEAAPWAGAMCPLCPHLPGEDTEACAGQRLAQPRPCAPQPGAPPSSLRTTAAAYLCELSAQRRGLPLQTRPLGAQRRRLLLQDAPVRLRLRRLLPAAELLRPTEHLGQRRWAWARDWEGPSF